The window TGACGAACGTGTCTGCCTCGCGCCAGGCGTCCATCGGCATCACGGCCGGGCGGGTCGAGGTGCCGAAGACCTGCTGGGTCAGACGGTCCAGGTCACGGAAAGGGTCGGTACGGACAAGCACTGCTAGCCACCTCCACCAAGGCGTTCTGATGATTGTGTCTCTCTCGTCCAGCCTGTAGTAAACCTTCACTCACCGAGATCCAGAATCTACAGCGGCTGATGGAGATATTTATAGCCAGCTGATCGGTGGCGCGCAACCCCGACGCACCCGGACCCCCAGCTCGACGCCTCGCGCAACGCCGCCATTCTCGACGCGGCACTCACGGTGCTGGCCGAGACCGGCCCTGCGCGGGAGCCACACCCGCGTAGATGCCCCGGCTTTCCCGAGTGCCCGCACGCACCCGCGTGCGGGCATCCCCGCAAACCTTCCTGGCGACGTCCACCATGTCGGTCACCGCGACCACGCACCTGAACTTCCGCGGCAACGCCCGTAAGGCCCTGGGCCTTCTACCGCTCCGTCTTCGGCGGACAGGTGATGGCGGCCACGTACGCCCAGGTCGGCGTCCCCCAGGACTCCCCCGACGGTGACCGGGCCGTCTTCGCCCCGGTCGAGGCTCACTCCCCCAACGCCGATCGCCTGGCCTTCGGCACGCTCACCGACCGGTTCGGTGTCACCTTGATCTTCGGCACCGTTCCGGCCGACTGAGCCGAATTCATCGCAGACAGAACGGGAGTGAGGCCGATGCCGGTGCGTACCATGACCGACGCCGAGCGCGCACCCAGTTCAACCGCGAGTACCGCCGCTTCTACGGCCTGCCCCCGGGCCGGGGACACCACGCTGCTCAAGTCTGCTCCGTAGCGCGTCGGCCATTGCGGAGAAACGGGTTTCGGGTCGCTGACCCCCAGGCGTCCCCCGTGCCTGGTCGGCCATCGGATCTTCTTCCGAAAGGCCGCGTTTGCGCTGTGCTCAGGACCGCGGGGACTTCAGTGAAGACATCAGGACGGCGCACTGGGTGAACGCGCCACGAAGTGAGCATGCCTGCCTCGCGCGGCCGATCCCCGGTCCAGATGACCTTCGTTGGTCATCCTCATGAGCATCTGTAGCGCCCCCTGCTGGGTGAGGCCGGTGATCTGGGCCAGATCACTGCTCGAGATCCGGTCGGTCTCGGCGAGGAACTGCCGCACCAGTACGCGCGCGGCATCGGGGGCCGGGCGATACCACCGCATCAAGCCTCTGCGCTGGGCGACGGCCAGGGCTGAGGGGTCTCCGGCCACACGCCTGGTCACGGCCTCACCTGGCAACAGAACGGGATGGCTTCCGGGTACCAGGAGCGGATCGCCGTCGATGGAGCACCCCATGGCGACGTCCAGCGCTTCGGCGGCTTCGTCGGCCGGCACCTGCAGAAGGACCGACAGACTCCGGGCTCCCACAAATCCGTCACGCAGCAGAGCATGAATGGCCAGGGAGACGCGCACGTCCCGGCGTCTGGACACGGGATTCACCGCTCCGGTGACGGCCAGCACAGCGTCCAGAGGACGCCCGCCGACCAGGCGTGTCCTCACCTGAGGCCCGGGTTCTTCCCGGATCACGGGCGGGCGATGCCCCAGGGTCACCATTTCGCGGTACATACGATCCACCCCCACGCCCTGACGCTCGACCAGGCCCAGCGCGCGGGCGAAATCGGCCAGGGCCGGGTTCCGCGAGTACCGGGACGAGAGGACCGTGTCACCGGTGACCCCACCCGCGAAGCCACCCGGAGAGACCACATCCATACTCGCGTCTTCCTCCACCCAGGAGATGTGCACGGCCTCGCGTGGGAGCCAGTCCCGGTGCACCAGGGCGTTGAGCAGCGCCTCACGAACGGCCAGCCAGGGGATCTGGCGAACCGACCCCAGTTGCAAGCCTCTCGGTAGGCTCACCGAGCGATCCAGCGACTCGAGTCGTCCTTCGACCTCCGCGAGCTGCTCGATCAAGCTCAGTCCGCTCATGTCGGGCATCGTCAACGTCACATCGCCGCCGGGCACGTCCAGGGCGACCAGTTCGACGACGGTGCGAGGCGCGGGAAGGAGCATGTGAACCCCAGCCGCTGTCAGATGCCGGTCCGGCAGCAGAACACCGACGCGGGTGAGCATGTCGCGCCTGGACAGGTCGAGCAGTTCACTGTGCGGGCCTGCCCCTCGGATCAACCGACGAAGAGCCGCGAACGCGTCGGCGGAGATGTC is drawn from Kineosporia corallincola and contains these coding sequences:
- a CDS encoding DUF5635 domain-containing protein produces the protein MALQPDGEVVEDRRRLVDAVGRALTLLGEGSSADAVEAEGIDFKEEAGRRGRAGVILPGQPRSEAVATQLADEVACLANTPSGGALIVGVADDGTVIGAVSERDWLRQRIHERVDIAPAVEERWLPDGTRLLVLLVAAAREPVENVAGNLRWRVGARCAPVDRSEWWQERLRRQGADPLTARTERTDDDISADAFAALRRLIRGAGPHSELLDLSRRDMLTRVGVLLPDRHLTAAGVHMLLPAPRTVVELVALDVPGGDVTLTMPDMSGLSLIEQLAEVEGRLESLDRSVSLPRGLQLGSVRQIPWLAVREALLNALVHRDWLPREAVHISWVEEDASMDVVSPGGFAGGVTGDTVLSSRYSRNPALADFARALGLVERQGVGVDRMYREMVTLGHRPPVIREEPGPQVRTRLVGGRPLDAVLAVTGAVNPVSRRRDVRVSLAIHALLRDGFVGARSLSVLLQVPADEAAEALDVAMGCSIDGDPLLVPGSHPVLLPGEAVTRRVAGDPSALAVAQRRGLMRWYRPAPDAARVLVRQFLAETDRISSSDLAQITGLTQQGALQMLMRMTNEGHLDRGSAARGRHAHFVARSPSAPS